The Thermodesulfovibrionales bacterium genomic interval CATCTTCGGCAGAAAGCTGATACGGAATAATGCCCACTGGGTGTCAACCCTGGCGGTTCTCGTATCGTGGGTGATATCCCTCATGACCCTCGCGGACGTTCTCCGGGGCGGGACGCTCAATAGGGACCTCTATACATGGATAAGTTCCGGCGGGTTCAGGGTATCGGTAGGATTCCTCGTCGATCAGCTCACCGCCGTCATGCTCATCGTGGTCACCACGGTCAGTTCCCTCGTCCACATCTATTCCATAGGCTACATGCACGGGGACAAGGGATACTACCGGTTCTTCGCGTATCTGAGCCTCTTCACCTTCTCCATGCTCATGCTCGTCATGGCGAACAATTTCCTCCAGCTCTACTTCGGATGGGAGGCTGTCGGCCTCTGCTCCTATTTCCTCATCGGTTTCTGGTATGAGAAGAAGTCGGCTTCGGACGCGGGGAAGAAGGCGTTTATAGTCAACCGGTTCGGCGACTTCGGGTTCGGCATCGGCGTGATCATCATCTTCCTGACCCTCGGCACACTCCATTATGCGCCGGTCTTTCAGTCTATCGGAGGGTTGTCGGGCAGGACCGTTCATCTGCTCGGGTACAATCTGGACCTTGTCACCCTCATCGCGCTCCTCCTCTTCTGCGGGGCCGTCGGCAAGTCCGCCCAGTTACCGCTCCACGTCTGGCTGCCTGACGCGATGGAAGGTCCGACGCCGGTCAGTGCATTGATCCATGCGGCAACGATGGTGACGGCAGGGGTATTCCTCGTTGCACGGTGCAGCCCGATATTCAACCTCTCGCCTGTGGCCCTGAGCGTCGTCGCCGTAGTAGGTGCAGTAACAGCGCTTTTCGCGGGAACGATAGCGCTTGTGCAGAACGATATCAAGAGGATCATCGCGTACTCCACCGTGAGCCAGCTCGGCTATATGTTCCTCGCCTGCGGTGTCGGTGCATACAGCGCGGGGATTTTCCACCTCTATACCCATGCCTTCTTCAAGGCCCTCCTCTTCCTCGGTGCAGGCAGTGTCATGCACGCGATGGCGGGTGAACTCGATATCCAGAAGATGGGCGGCCTCAAAAAACATATGCCCGTCACGTACTGGACGTTCCTCCTCGCCTCGCTGAGCATAGCCGGCATTCCGGGCTTCGCGGGCTTTTTCAGCAAGGACGAGATCCTCTGGCGGGCATATTCCGGAGGCTCGCTGGGGCAGGGACTCTACGTCGTGGCTACCATTACGGCGCTCCTCACCGCGTTCTATTCGTTCAGGATCATCTATCTCGCTTTCCACGGAGAGTTCAGGGGGACCCATGAACAGGAGCATCACCTCCACGAATCGCCGAAACTCATGACGATCCCCCTCATGATACTCGCTATCGGTGCGGTGGTGGCAGGATATGTCGGCGTTTCTCCTCTTATCGCCGAAAAAATCGGCCTGCGGCCTGATGCCTTCGGGGACTTCCTCGCCCCGGTGGTGGGGCATCCAAAGGGCGAGGGGACCCATGCCGAAGAGATGATGGTCATGACGATATCGATTCTTGCCGGCATCAGCGGCATCGCTTTTGCGGCCTTTCTCTATCTCCGAAAGACCGACCTTCCAAAGAGACTCGGACAGATTTTTGCCGAACCTTACCGGATTCTCTGGAATAAATATTATGTCGATGAACTCTACGATTTTATCGTTGTCAAGCCGACTGTCTGGGTCGCCAGGAGCATTATCGTCGGCGTCACCGACGGAAAAATCATCGAAGGAATCGTTAACGGGGTACCGGCCCTCATCGGAAGATTTTCCGAGAAGCTGAGGAGACTGCAGTCGGGTATGGTACATGAATATGCGGCCATCATGGCGATAGGCGTCTTTTTCATCCTCGCTGTGGTCTTGCTGTGGTAAGAATGGTAAGAAAGAGAAGAGATAGAGGGAGACGGTCATGAATAGCCTTGGGTATCCCATTCTCAGCACCCTGATATTCGTTCCTGTGATCGGCGCAGCGCTGCTCCTGCTCCTCGATAGGACAAAGGAGACGCTCATAAAATGGACGGCTCTTCTCGTGAGTGTTGTCGTATTTGTCCTCTCGCTGCCGCTCTTCTCGGAGTTTGACAAGACGACCCCGCTCATGCAGTTCGTCGAGCGTCATCATTGGATACCCGCATGGAATATTACCTATTATTTGGGCATTGACGGCATCAGCGTTCTGTTCGTCCTGCTCAGCACGCTCGTGACGATCCTCTGCATCCTCATCTCATGGAATTCGATCAAGACGAAGGTGAAAGAGTTCTACATCGCGATCCTCATCATGGAGGGGGCGATGATAGGGGTCTTCTCAGCCCTCGACTTTTTCCTCTTCTACCTCTTCTGGGAGGCGATGCTCATACCCATGTACCTCCTGATCGGCGTCTGGGGCGGCCCAAACAGGGTTTACGCCGCCATAAAGTTTTTCCTCTATACCCTCGTCGGAAGCCTCCTCATGCTTGTCGGAATTATCGTGCTCTATTTCTACGGGGGAAGGACCTTCGATATCCTGGAACTTATGGGGAAGACCTATCCCTACCAGATGCAGTTCTGGCTCTTCTGGGCGTTCTTCGCAGCCTTCGCGGTAAAGGTTCCGATGTTCCCGGTGCATACCTGGCTCCCCGACGCACATACGGAGGCCCCGACCGCGGGCAGTGTCATCCTTGCGGCGGTCCTCATCAAGATGGGAGCCTACGGCTTTCTCCGCTTCAGCATCCCCCTCTTCCCCGATGCGGCAAAGGCGATGACCGCTCCGATGCTGGTGCTCTCCGTAATCGCTATAATCTACGGTGCAGTCGTCTGCCTTGCGCAGACCGACCTGAAGCGTCTCATCGCCTACAGTTCGGTGAGCCACATGGGGTTTGTGACCCTCGGTATCTTCGCCCTGAATATTCAGGGGCTCGAAGGCGGCATCCTCCAGATGATAAACCACGGGGTGATAACCGGCGGGCTCTTCCTCTCAGTCGGAATCATCTACGACAGGACCCATTCCAGGGAGATCAGGGACTACGGGGGCCTCGCAACGGTTCTCCCTGTCTATGCGGCATTTTTCATGGTGCTCACCCTGGCATCGATCGGCCTTCCGGGACTGAACGGTTTCATCGGAGAGTTTCTCATCATACTCGGAGGCTTCACCGCAAGCAAATGGGCGGGGGTCTTCGCCGCCACGGGCATCATCATAGGCGCCGCCTACATGCTCTGGTTGTACCAGCGGGTATTTTTCATGGAGACAAACGAGCGGGTCCTGGGGCTCAGTGACATGGATCTGCGGGAGGTCGTTACCCTTATTCCGATGATTATTCTTATCTTCTGGATCGGCGTCTATCCCGATAGCTTTCTCAGCTTCCTGCATCCGTCGGTCCAGCATCTCATCGATCGCCTCCACGCCGTTCCTGCCGGACAGGAGGCGGTTCGTGGCGTTCTTGAGACGGTGATGCGAGTCCCCTGATGGCGTTCGATACCTTGGAGGTCAACGTATGGTGAATATACAGATGCCTGATTTAAACCCGCTCATGCCCGAGATCCTCATGATCTGTCTCGCGATGGCGGTATTGGTTCTCGATCTTGCGATACGGAGAAAGGGGGTTGTCGCCCTCCTGAGCATCATTACCGCGGGTGTCGGTGCCTATGCGGTGATGGGGGCGTCGGGGGAGACTTTTTCCGGGATGTTTATCGCAGACGGCTACAGCACCTTCTTCAAACTGATCTTCCTCATCAGCCTCGTGCTCTCGATCCTCGTCTCGGTAAAGTATATCGAGGTGGAGAAGGTGAATTTCGGAGAATATTATGCCCTCATGCTTTTTGCGACGATCGGCATGATGATCATGGCATCGGCCGGCGACATCATCGTCCTCTACCTCGGCCTCGAGCTCATGGCCTTAAGCACGTACGTCCTGGCAGGGTTCCTTCGGCATGAAACAAAGTCGAACGAGGCCTCTCTGAAATACTTCCTCCTCGGGGCCTTTGCTTCGGCTATCCTCCTCTACGGTACCGCACTTATCTATGGCCTCACCGGGACAACCGATCTCAAGGGCATCGCGAAATACCTGACGACGCACGAGCTCGCATCGAATCCCACACTCTTGCTCTCGATGATCTTCATGACCGTCGCATTTGCTTTCAAAGTCGCCGCCGCGCCCTTCCATATGTGGGCTCCCGATGCCTACGAAGGCGCGCCGACACCGATAACCGCTTTCATGTCTGTCGGGCCGAAGGCAGCAGGATTCGCAGCACTCGGCAGGATCTTGTTTATCGCCTTCGGGAGCCTCCAAGTTGACTGGTCTGGCATCCTCATTCCCATATCCATCCTCACCATGGCTGTCGGGAATATCCTCGCGATCGCGCAGACAAACATCAAAAGGATGCTCGCCTATTCATCGATCGCCCACGCAGGATACGCCCTCATCGGTATCATTTGCGGCGGCAGCGAAGGCGCGGCGAGCATGATGAACTATCTCTTCATCTATGCCTTCATGAATATCGGCGCCTTCTCCGTCGTGACCATGCTGAGAACCGAGGGAGTCAGAGGGGATGAAATCAAAGACTATGAGGGACTCGCAAAGACCCATCCCCTTGCGGCAGCCCTCATGCTCGTCTTCATGTTCTCCCTCACGGGGATACCCCCGACGGCCGGATTCGTCGGGAAGTTCTACCTCTTCATGACGGCGGTGAACTCAGGGTACACATGGCTTGTCATCGTGGCGGTTATCTTCAGCGCCATATCGGCCTATTTCTATCTCAGGATCGTCATGTACATGTACATGCGGGAGCCGAAGACGGAGGCTGCGCTCTCGACATCCGCGTCCGCAGGCATTGCCCTCGCGGTGACGGTTTTTGCCGTCCTCCTTATCGGAGTTCTCCCCTCCGGTATCATTGCCTTGGCTCGATCGGCAGTGGCCGGTTTTTAGGACAGAATTCGTCGCACCACGTCACATTCACTTCGGCAGATGTCAGACCCTGCACCCGCATTTCTTATTTCTCAGGATTTTGACCTGATCTTCAGGCGTATCGATGAATTCCTCCTGTTTCCCCTTGCTACGGGCGGGGACGTCATCGAGCGGACTGTCATGTCGGTATCCCCTCTTCTTCATCTCGGCGACCAAGTCCTCATGGACGCGGTAGAGGGCTTTCAACTTGCCTTTCCACCGCATCGTCTCGGGATGACGGGCGTATCCCTTCCTGTTCTTCGTCAGTATCGTCCATATCGCATGGAGTTCACGGTGCTCCCCGAGGAGATGCTGCCTGCATAGTCTCTCGGGCGGAATGTCCCATATCCTCATAGAGACAGTTTACCAGTTTCGCCGACCCTCGTTTCTCCTTCAATCAATGCTATGACACATCTTCACCCGGAACCCACCTGTCCTCTAAACTTTCTTTGCATTCTGTCCGCTCTTTTGCGTAAAATTATGTCCGGCACCGGACTTCATTATTTCCAAGAAATTGAGCGGATGACACGATGAATTATGACGATGCGATTGCCTATCTCTATGCCCTTCAAAAGCACGGCATCAAACTCGGACTGGAGAACACGGCCAGGCTCCTATCGCTCCTCGGCAATCCGCAGAATTCCTTTCAATCGATCCATGTAG includes:
- a CDS encoding NADH-quinone oxidoreductase subunit M translates to MNSLGYPILSTLIFVPVIGAALLLLLDRTKETLIKWTALLVSVVVFVLSLPLFSEFDKTTPLMQFVERHHWIPAWNITYYLGIDGISVLFVLLSTLVTILCILISWNSIKTKVKEFYIAILIMEGAMIGVFSALDFFLFYLFWEAMLIPMYLLIGVWGGPNRVYAAIKFFLYTLVGSLLMLVGIIVLYFYGGRTFDILELMGKTYPYQMQFWLFWAFFAAFAVKVPMFPVHTWLPDAHTEAPTAGSVILAAVLIKMGAYGFLRFSIPLFPDAAKAMTAPMLVLSVIAIIYGAVVCLAQTDLKRLIAYSSVSHMGFVTLGIFALNIQGLEGGILQMINHGVITGGLFLSVGIIYDRTHSREIRDYGGLATVLPVYAAFFMVLTLASIGLPGLNGFIGEFLIILGGFTASKWAGVFAATGIIIGAAYMLWLYQRVFFMETNERVLGLSDMDLREVVTLIPMIILIFWIGVYPDSFLSFLHPSVQHLIDRLHAVPAGQEAVRGVLETVMRVP
- a CDS encoding pyrimidine dimer DNA glycosylase/endonuclease V, producing MRIWDIPPERLCRQHLLGEHRELHAIWTILTKNRKGYARHPETMRWKGKLKALYRVHEDLVAEMKKRGYRHDSPLDDVPARSKGKQEEFIDTPEDQVKILRNKKCGCRV
- a CDS encoding NADH-quinone oxidoreductase subunit N; the protein is MVNIQMPDLNPLMPEILMICLAMAVLVLDLAIRRKGVVALLSIITAGVGAYAVMGASGETFSGMFIADGYSTFFKLIFLISLVLSILVSVKYIEVEKVNFGEYYALMLFATIGMMIMASAGDIIVLYLGLELMALSTYVLAGFLRHETKSNEASLKYFLLGAFASAILLYGTALIYGLTGTTDLKGIAKYLTTHELASNPTLLLSMIFMTVAFAFKVAAAPFHMWAPDAYEGAPTPITAFMSVGPKAAGFAALGRILFIAFGSLQVDWSGILIPISILTMAVGNILAIAQTNIKRMLAYSSIAHAGYALIGIICGGSEGAASMMNYLFIYAFMNIGAFSVVTMLRTEGVRGDEIKDYEGLAKTHPLAAALMLVFMFSLTGIPPTAGFVGKFYLFMTAVNSGYTWLVIVAVIFSAISAYFYLRIVMYMYMREPKTEAALSTSASAGIALAVTVFAVLLIGVLPSGIIALARSAVAGF
- the nuoL gene encoding NADH-quinone oxidoreductase subunit L produces the protein MNNYLLIPFLPLAAFFINIIFGRKLIRNNAHWVSTLAVLVSWVISLMTLADVLRGGTLNRDLYTWISSGGFRVSVGFLVDQLTAVMLIVVTTVSSLVHIYSIGYMHGDKGYYRFFAYLSLFTFSMLMLVMANNFLQLYFGWEAVGLCSYFLIGFWYEKKSASDAGKKAFIVNRFGDFGFGIGVIIIFLTLGTLHYAPVFQSIGGLSGRTVHLLGYNLDLVTLIALLLFCGAVGKSAQLPLHVWLPDAMEGPTPVSALIHAATMVTAGVFLVARCSPIFNLSPVALSVVAVVGAVTALFAGTIALVQNDIKRIIAYSTVSQLGYMFLACGVGAYSAGIFHLYTHAFFKALLFLGAGSVMHAMAGELDIQKMGGLKKHMPVTYWTFLLASLSIAGIPGFAGFFSKDEILWRAYSGGSLGQGLYVVATITALLTAFYSFRIIYLAFHGEFRGTHEQEHHLHESPKLMTIPLMILAIGAVVAGYVGVSPLIAEKIGLRPDAFGDFLAPVVGHPKGEGTHAEEMMVMTISILAGISGIAFAAFLYLRKTDLPKRLGQIFAEPYRILWNKYYVDELYDFIVVKPTVWVARSIIVGVTDGKIIEGIVNGVPALIGRFSEKLRRLQSGMVHEYAAIMAIGVFFILAVVLLW